From a region of the Teredinibacter turnerae genome:
- a CDS encoding sensor domain-containing diguanylate cyclase, with translation MANSATIHSDDHFDFTPADICAGFVLFLCSLVMMGWLANIDILRNFAFFAFYPAMPLVNAVGMMVLAIAVGALRRGLSQIIWLSAITSLLLSIGNFAELYGDTSLGLHHLFITHSESHSSISSAVGFALAAITLPLSQQPAFTQRKTFIGLLLFNALLPLSAILAYTSNAYAAARASLFDGYSLPEALSHLLLVAGIGLTTPNRLHASLFADHPDAAALRKYALTLLVFVLATTLLTTHLSIQLRFGPVLIFALYAATLLLSLVAFLAITYSRTPSQVRTVTDLEGAHAHQEQLLAFVEESGDGILMVDNTGTLRYANSTCSKMFGYSQDEFVGMRLNELIPKRFRSKHLEHFAHFFAAHPAEKKYVKRGRLTGISKEGIEKALAISLFRREENSLVIATLRELNGLERDIAERMKHIQHDLVTGVPDRQEFGRFCQNHWDQVVRKSERHFCIFVIDLDGLRLINSKYGREFGNAVLQNVAANIKSRQRGGDRLFRYTSDEFIMICSDITPDACELLAERIRTSIKVVPTRLGDNNIYITASVGFTHCNQLPANLMDAVAHITNVLHKQKPDYKDQVVPVAQLPEFK, from the coding sequence ATGGCAAATTCGGCCACCATCCATTCTGACGATCATTTCGACTTCACGCCTGCCGACATTTGTGCTGGTTTTGTGCTGTTTCTGTGCTCTCTGGTAATGATGGGCTGGCTCGCCAATATCGATATTTTGCGCAACTTTGCCTTCTTTGCGTTTTATCCGGCAATGCCGCTGGTAAATGCCGTTGGCATGATGGTACTCGCAATCGCTGTCGGCGCACTGCGGCGCGGGTTGTCGCAAATTATCTGGCTATCAGCCATCACCAGCTTGTTGCTGAGTATTGGAAACTTCGCCGAACTGTATGGCGATACCTCGCTGGGCTTACATCACTTGTTCATTACTCACAGCGAAAGCCACAGCTCAATCAGCAGTGCCGTTGGTTTTGCATTGGCGGCTATCACGTTACCCCTCAGCCAACAGCCGGCATTTACCCAACGCAAAACTTTTATCGGGCTCCTGCTGTTCAATGCGCTACTCCCACTCAGCGCAATCCTGGCGTACACCAGTAATGCTTACGCCGCCGCTCGCGCATCGCTTTTCGACGGCTATTCTCTGCCGGAGGCCCTCAGTCATTTGCTGCTGGTGGCGGGAATTGGCTTGACCACGCCCAATCGACTGCATGCCTCGCTGTTTGCCGACCACCCGGATGCCGCGGCGCTAAGAAAGTATGCCCTCACACTGCTGGTATTCGTACTGGCGACAACCTTGTTGACGACGCATCTCTCAATCCAGCTACGCTTCGGCCCGGTACTGATTTTCGCCTTGTATGCGGCCACGTTATTGCTGTCGCTGGTGGCCTTTCTTGCGATCACCTACTCAAGGACACCATCACAGGTGCGCACAGTTACCGACCTCGAGGGCGCTCACGCACACCAGGAGCAGCTGCTGGCATTTGTCGAAGAATCCGGTGATGGCATATTAATGGTCGATAACACGGGCACTCTTCGCTATGCCAACAGCACCTGCTCCAAAATGTTTGGTTACTCTCAGGATGAGTTCGTTGGCATGCGCTTGAACGAGCTTATTCCGAAGCGCTTTCGCTCCAAACACCTCGAGCACTTTGCCCATTTTTTTGCCGCCCACCCCGCAGAAAAAAAATACGTGAAACGCGGCCGGCTCACGGGAATCAGTAAAGAGGGTATCGAGAAAGCGCTCGCGATTTCACTGTTCCGGCGAGAGGAAAACAGCCTGGTCATTGCGACCTTGCGCGAACTCAATGGCCTCGAAAGAGATATTGCTGAACGCATGAAACACATTCAACACGACCTGGTTACCGGCGTCCCCGACCGCCAGGAATTCGGCCGTTTTTGCCAAAACCACTGGGACCAGGTGGTGCGCAAATCCGAGCGGCATTTTTGTATTTTTGTTATCGACCTGGATGGACTGCGCCTAATCAACAGCAAGTACGGTCGCGAATTTGGCAATGCGGTGCTGCAAAACGTCGCTGCCAACATCAAAAGTCGGCAACGCGGCGGCGACAGGCTGTTCCGCTACACCTCCGACGAATTCATTATGATCTGCAGCGACATCACACCGGATGCCTGCGAGCTACTGGCAGAACGCATCCGCACTTCCATAAAAGTTGTGCCCACACGTCTGGGCGATAACAATATTTATATCACCGCGTCGGTGGGTTTCACGCATTGCAACCAGTTACCCGCAAACCTGATGGATGCCGTGGCGCATATCACTAATGTGCTGCACAAACAAAAGCCGGACTACAAAGATCAGGTGGTGCCCGTGGCGCAGCTGCCTGAATTTAAATAG
- the bioB gene encoding biotin synthase BioB produces MTAEQNLLRHNWTRAEVEALFDLPFNDLMFRAQSVHRQFFDPNEVQVSTLCSIKTGACPEDCAYCPQSSRYDTGLEREKLMAVEKVLEEARAAKDSGATRFCMGAAWRSPHQRDMKYVLDMVKGVKSMGMETCMTLGMLTADQALELKGAGLDYYNHNLDTSPEYYDCIITTRTYQDRLDTLENVRAAGMKVCAGGIVGMGEEQKDRAGLLTQLANMDQHPESVPINMLVRVAGTPLAEQADLDPFDFIRTIAVARIMMPASHVRLSAGREEMNDQMQSLAFLAGANSIFYGEKLLTTPNPEANEDMQLFKRLGIRPESYHAEQPEEVLEEQLHEKIVQAQNDQYFYNAAN; encoded by the coding sequence ATGACCGCCGAACAGAATTTACTGCGCCACAATTGGACTCGCGCAGAAGTTGAAGCCCTGTTTGATCTGCCTTTTAACGATTTGATGTTTCGTGCGCAAAGCGTACATCGCCAGTTTTTCGACCCGAATGAAGTGCAGGTGAGTACCCTTTGCTCTATTAAAACGGGTGCCTGCCCGGAGGATTGCGCCTATTGTCCGCAAAGCTCCCGCTACGATACCGGGTTGGAGCGCGAAAAATTAATGGCGGTAGAAAAAGTATTGGAAGAGGCGCGCGCGGCTAAAGACAGCGGCGCCACTCGCTTCTGCATGGGTGCGGCCTGGCGCTCGCCCCACCAGCGCGATATGAAATATGTGCTGGATATGGTCAAGGGGGTGAAATCCATGGGGATGGAAACCTGTATGACCCTTGGCATGCTCACCGCGGATCAGGCGCTGGAGCTAAAAGGTGCTGGCCTCGACTATTACAACCACAACCTGGACACCTCGCCCGAATACTACGACTGCATTATTACCACCCGTACCTATCAGGATCGTCTCGACACCCTGGAAAACGTGCGCGCCGCGGGCATGAAGGTGTGCGCTGGCGGCATTGTTGGTATGGGGGAGGAGCAGAAAGATCGCGCGGGTTTGTTGACTCAGTTAGCGAACATGGATCAGCACCCGGAGTCGGTGCCAATCAATATGCTGGTGCGCGTGGCGGGCACGCCGCTGGCGGAGCAGGCTGATCTCGACCCCTTCGATTTTATCCGCACGATTGCGGTTGCCCGCATCATGATGCCGGCCTCCCACGTGCGTTTATCCGCTGGCCGTGAGGAAATGAACGATCAAATGCAGTCACTCGCATTTTTGGCCGGGGCAAATTCCATCTTCTATGGTGAGAAACTGCTGACCACACCAAACCCCGAAGCCAACGAGGACATGCAGTTGTTTAAGCGCCTCGGTATTCGCCCTGAGTCCTACCACGCGGAACAACCGGAAGAGGTGCTCGAAGAACAATTGCACGAAAAAATCGTCCAAGCGCAAAACGACCAGTATTTCTACAACGCGGCAAACTAG
- a CDS encoding ComF family protein: MQTTPAFERTYSAFSYQGYVPWLINRFKHQHALTIGQQLSEHLLAALPQNNAFDLIVPVPLHWLGLVQRGFNQAEVIARPLAHHLKLPVDHCLKKTAFRRHQQTLNRPQRQRAVRNSYAITRDVRHRHILLVDDVMTTGATVGAIAQLLCDAGATRVDIACLARTPKT; the protein is encoded by the coding sequence TTGCAGACAACCCCAGCCTTTGAGCGTACCTACAGCGCGTTCAGTTATCAGGGCTATGTTCCCTGGCTAATCAACCGGTTTAAGCACCAGCATGCGCTGACCATAGGCCAGCAGTTGAGTGAACATTTACTGGCTGCACTGCCACAAAACAACGCATTCGACTTAATCGTTCCCGTCCCCTTGCATTGGTTAGGCCTGGTACAACGCGGTTTCAACCAGGCCGAAGTGATCGCCCGCCCGTTGGCACACCACCTCAAATTACCGGTTGATCACTGCCTGAAAAAAACAGCTTTTCGCCGCCATCAGCAAACCCTCAACCGCCCACAACGGCAACGGGCAGTGCGCAACAGCTACGCCATCACCCGCGATGTACGCCACCGCCACATACTCCTGGTGGATGATGTAATGACCACTGGTGCAACCGTCGGCGCGATCGCCCAACTGCTGTGTGACGCGGGCGCGACCCGGGTGGACATTGCCTGCCTGGCGCGCACGCCCAAAACCTAA